Proteins from one Elephas maximus indicus isolate mEleMax1 chromosome 12, mEleMax1 primary haplotype, whole genome shotgun sequence genomic window:
- the LOC126087530 gene encoding mucin-12-like, whose product MTTHSPTTTPGFLGDHCEFYPSTGLCENGGTWDGLKCICQPGFFGYQCQSLLHSISIDIPEIINATVGVLLKVTYRNFTKDLENASSEAYQNFTKLFKERMDEVYKDLLGYGGVIIRKLLNGSIVVEHDVILQANYTLDFQDVFKNLTKIVKAKITDETKNPLEDIDKCQDTALCYNEEDTVVAEVAKLNFDPQEQCVKNAAKDFAQFYYVDELKEKLVCVTKCTAGTKTQLNCNKGTCQLDKSGPHCLCPTTNTHWYWGQTCQWSTSKSLVYGSVGAVAVILVVTVVALSIFLGQFWRKLHSRQEYNLSQEWQGEEVPGHFRKWQGEEVLKGFQNTGIWEDKSLKDKFSLESTYSCFQPSPENVDPTTEVTQGLPLDGSSPHSEAEGDDNGSVNRTVHLDVEDETAASKEPPRPSSPDSGWDLAQHLGLWEIPSQKEHSSQGWVLNLSLGRLAPSCAHNQSSWPAVGWAAQPHLCPISAAASSPETENHDVYLSGLLTGLNGIPWAPPSVGLSLPGGCSCPTALTSYPFTNILLSSRGLPHSTQDQWLNASLTLSLLLAVSESYPTSCPEVVTGLPGIPEPAAVPLL is encoded by the exons ATGACGACACACTCTCCAACTACAACACCAG GCTTCCTTGGTGACCACTGTGAATTCTACCCTTCCACAGGGCTTTGTGAGAATGGCGGCACCTGGGATGGATTGAAGTGTATCTGTCAACCAGGCTTCTTTGGTTACCAGTGCCAGTCCCTCTTACACTCCATCAGCATAG ACATCCCGGAAATAATCAATGCCACTGTAGGTGTGTTACTTAAAGTGACTTACAGGAATTTCACAAAAGACCTGGAAAACGCATCCTCCGAGGCATACCAGAATTTCACGAAACTCTTCAAGGAACGG ATGGATGAAGTTTACAAGGACCTTCTGGGATACGGAGGGGTGATCATTAGGAAACTGCT CAATGGCAGCATCGTGGTGGAACATGATGTCATCCTTCAGGCCAACTACACTTTGGATTTTCAGGATGTGTTTAAAAACCTCACTAAGATTGTAAAGGCAAAGATTACTGATGAAACCAAAAATCCGCTTGAGGATATTGACAAGTGCCAAG ACACAGCCCTGTGCTATAATGAGGAGGACACGGTCGTGGCAGAGGTTGCAAAGCTAAACTTTGACCCCCAGG AACAGTGCGTGAAGAATGCTGCAAAGGACTTTGCCCAGTTCTACTACGTGGATGAGCTCAAAGAGAAGCTGGTCTGTGTGACCAAATGTACTGCAGGGACAAAGACACAACTGAACTGTAACAAGGGCACCTGCCAACTGGACAAAAGTGGGCCCCATTGCCT GTGCCCGACCACGAACACGCATTGGTACTGGGGACAGACCTGTCAGTGGAGTACTAGCAAGAGCCTGGTGTACGGGAGCGTAGGGGCCGTGGCAGTGATACTGGTGGTCACGGTGGTTGCCCTGTCCATCTTCCTGGGCCAGTTCTGGAGAAAACTGCACAG CAGGCAGGAGTACAATCTGTCTCAAGAGTGGCAAGGAGAAGAAGTCCCTGGACATTTCCGGAAGTGGCAAGGGGAAGAAGTCCTTAAAGGTTTCCAGAACACTGGCATTTGGGAAG ATAAAAGTCTGAAGGACAAATTCAGCCTTGAATCTACCTACAGCTGCTTCCAGCCCTCCCCGGAGAACGTGGACCCCACCACAGAGGTGACTCAGGGCCTGCCCCTAGATGGGAGCT CTCCACATTCAGAGGCCGAAGGTGATGACAACGGCTCAGTGAACAGGACAGTTCACCTAGACGTGGAAGATGAGACAGCAGCAAGCAAAGAGCCCCCTAGACCTTCCTCCCCTGACTCGGGTTG GGACCTGGCTCAGCACCTGGGCCTCTGGGAGATACCTTCCCAGAAGGAACACTCTTCCCAAGGTTGGGTGTTGAATCTGAGCTTGGGGCGCCTGGCCCCTTCCTGTGCCCATAATCAGAGCTCCTGGCCTGCTGTGGGCTGGGCAGCCCAGCCCCACCTCTGCCCAATCTCTGCGGCAG CTTCCTCTCCAGAAACTGAGAACCACGATGTCTACCTGTCAGGGTTGCTGACGGGATTGAACGGCATcccctgggcaccacctagtgTGGGTCTGTCCCTGCCTGGTGGATGTTCCTGTCCAACCGCTCTCACCTCCTACCCCTTCACCAACATCCTGCTCTCAAGCCGggggcttcctcacagcacaCAAGACCAATGGCTTAACGCTTCGCTTACTCTCAGTCTTCTCCTGGCCGTTTCTGAGTCCTATCCCACCTCGTGCCCTGAGGTTGTCACAGGGCTGCCAGGCATCCCAGAGCCAGCAGCCGTGCCGTTGCTATAG